In Palleronia sp. LCG004, a single window of DNA contains:
- a CDS encoding DUF6950 family protein, whose translation MTFSRLPNWRLRLDDYLARVARAAFRPGIHDCALFAAGGVEAMTGRDPAAVLRGSYRTIEDGYVRLREMGHRDHVAMAASLFEALPIMRARCGDIAVLADGKGHLALGLVTGPSIAALGLDGLRFRPLTDGRKVFAV comes from the coding sequence GTGACCTTTTCGCGACTGCCGAACTGGCGGCTGCGCCTCGACGACTATCTCGCGCGCGTTGCGCGGGCCGCGTTCCGGCCCGGGATACATGATTGCGCGCTTTTCGCGGCAGGCGGGGTCGAGGCGATGACGGGACGGGATCCGGCGGCTGTCCTTCGTGGGTCCTATCGGACGATCGAGGACGGCTATGTCCGGCTGCGCGAGATGGGGCACCGGGATCACGTCGCGATGGCGGCGAGCCTGTTCGAGGCGCTGCCGATCATGCGCGCGCGCTGCGGTGACATCGCGGTTCTCGCCGATGGCAAGGGGCATCTCGCGCTCGGGCTTGTCACCGGGCCGTCGATCGCCGCGCTCGGCCTCGACGGCTTGCGCTTTCGTCCGCTCACCGATGGCCGGAAGGTCTTCGCGGTATGA